GTGGAGGGGGTTAATCTTTTATTACCCTTCTTGATGCCTCCACCACTGCTTCTCTGGTTACCATCTTCATTCAAAGACTCGACTCAAACTTAGCAGATGTTTATTACCAATATTAACATATTTGAGATACCTCTTTGCTGCTTTATAGCAGCGCAAGACCTGCTCACGTGGCGTTACTGGCATATCGCACATATAAAAAGCAGGATGGAAGACGAGCAGAGAATAGGGTATCCGCGGATCAGTATCAGCGATGAATCGTGCGATATTCTCAACCTCCTGTGCGTCTACATAGAAAGGCACAAGTAAAGTGGTAGCGGTGAGAACAGGGGTTGAAGATGCAGAGACGGCAAAGAACTCATCGGCAATGAGCTTGAAGTTCTCGTACGCCCGCTCGTTAGGAACACCGCTGAGTGCGAGACTGAGGTTCGGGTTGAAGGCTTTGAGGTCGAATTTCACTATTCCTCCACTGGCTAATGACAGTTCTGCTGCCTGGCGCACCAGCCTGGTGGAGCCACAGCCGTTCCATTCCCAGCATATTCGCAAATCCCTCTCCCGCTCCTCCAGAATCCTGCGTGTGGCATGAATAGCAAAAGGAAGCTGGGGCTCGGGACTGCCACCAAAGTAACAGATACAGTATGCGTTCTCACGTCGCAGTACAGCGGACACGAAATCATATTCGCTCATCGCCCTTGCAGCATTGAGATTCTTATGCGTTTCGTTCTGACAGAAGATGCAGTTGAAATTGCAGCCATAGAAGAATACTGCAACGTTCACTTTACCGGGCTGTGAAGAGCCGGGACAGAACCAGGAAGCGCAGCAATTTGTTGGTAGTGGGTCATAATACACATGCATAAGTGCATAGCCTTCGGGTACAGAAGAGACCAATCGCCCATTTATATTTGCTCTAAGACCGCAATAGCTCCTCTCTCCCTCACCCATCTCACATTCATTTGCGCACAGATCACAGGTACAGGTTATACCACCTTTGGTCTTTGGTGGACTGCTCACAAGTTTATACACTGCTCTTATCTTTGCATGCGCCTCTTCAATATACTCCATTCCCTTTCCACGGCGTATGCAATCGGCACAGACATGCAGAGTTGCTGATGCTTTTCTTTCACCACATATCGCACATCTTACCATCGCATCTCATCTTAGCCTGCAATTACGTTTATCGTTTACGCTATATTTATGGTAGAGTGATTGTTTTATTTAATGCAAATGCAACTACGGAATAAGAATAATAGAGTGGGCATAATTGGCGGTACAAATCTATTTGATACCGGGCTAATGGCTGGTTGCAGTGAGGAGGAGCTAAAGACAAAGTATGGTGATGTCTGCCTGTTTATCAGTCCCGAATTCGTATTCATTCTCAGACATGGCAGATACAGGAACATCCCACCACACAGGATAAATCACAGAGCGAACATAATGGCGTTCAAGGTGCTTGGCATTGATAGAATCATAGGAGTAACTTCGGTGGGCAGCTTGAAGAAAGAAATAAAACCCGGCTCGTTGCTCGTGCCCCATGATTACATCAGTCTGTGTAACATACCCACCTTCTTCGATGATGAGATTGTGCATATTACACCTGGCTTAGATAGTGATTTGAGAATCGAGCTAATAGAAGCGGCGAAAGCGGAGGGCATACCCGTGATTGATGGCGGCATATATTTCCAGAGTGTAGGACCGCGACTGGAGACGAAGGCGGAGATAAATTTCATAAGGGACTATGCAGATGTGGTTGGCATGAGCATGGGTGCAGAGGCAACACTTGCAAAGGAATTGGGACTGAAATATGCGAATTTAAGCTCGGTTGATAATTATGCACATGGTATAGCCGAAGAGGAGCTGAGCTACCAGAGGATAGTAGAAGCTGCTTCTAAGATGCGAGATAATGTGGAGAGGGTGCTATTGCGTGTGTTTAGAGATGACGAGAATAGCAGGGGTTTTTAATCACGCTAATGCATTGAAGGTAGCAATCAGTGGTTTTGAGGCGTTGAAGACAAAGACAAAGACAAATACGAAGGACGTCAACGTCAGATTGAAGAATGCGGTATGTGACGAGAGCTTAAGGAACTGCATCGCCACCAGTGGAGAGCTGAAGAAGAATAAGGACAAGAATAGACTTAGACTCGTAGCAGATGTAGAGTTATATAATAAAGAGGAGGGCAGCAGCTATGACTTACTTTTACATTACCTCGAGAGGAGAGCCGATATTGAGGGTACAGAGATAGAGAAGAGCTTGGACGGTGTTTTTGCTTTTGCTCTGTGGCGAGTAGAGAATGATGAAGTACTCATCGCCCGTGACATACTGGGCATAAAACCGCTCTGGTTCGTACATGCAGATGGATTCGCATTTGCATCAGAGCGAAAGATGCTGGAAGCGATGGGTTTCCCACATGCTATCTTGCTTGAGCCAAGAACAGTATTGCGGTATGATATAAAGGGTGACAGGTTAAAATTTGAGCATCGGGCTTTCTTCTCTACCAAGCCAGAGCTGAGCGGTGATATGGCGAAGTTGAGGTCAGAGTTACTGGAACTGATACGTGCGAGCATAAAGAGGAGGATACCAGTGGGTGAGAAGTTTGGTGTACTCTTCTCTGGTGGGCTGGATTCCACACTCATCGCATATCTGTGCAAAGATTCGGGTGCTGATTTCAACTGTTATACCGTTGCGGTGGAAGAGCCAGGGATGAAGATGGCAGAGGATTTACAGTTTGCGAAGCATGTAGCAGCCCGTCATGACTTCGAGCTGAGGATAAAGAGGTTACGGATAGAAGAGCTGGAGAGGTATCTCAAAGAGGTGATACCGTGTATCGAGGATACGGATGTTGTGAAGGCGAGTGTGGCATTGCCATTATATGTGGCATGTGAATTTGCTATGGAAGATGGTATAAAGACCATTCTCTATGGTCTGGGCACGGAGGAGCTATTCGCCGGTTATGAGCGGCATAAACGTGTGAAATTAGAGGAAGTGGGTGAAGAATGCTTGTCTGGGCTCATGGGTGCGTATGA
The nucleotide sequence above comes from Methanophagales archaeon. Encoded proteins:
- a CDS encoding radical SAM protein yields the protein MVRCAICGERKASATLHVCADCIRRGKGMEYIEEAHAKIRAVYKLVSSPPKTKGGITCTCDLCANECEMGEGERSYCGLRANINGRLVSSVPEGYALMHVYYDPLPTNCCASWFCPGSSQPGKVNVAVFFYGCNFNCIFCQNETHKNLNAARAMSEYDFVSAVLRRENAYCICYFGGSPEPQLPFAIHATRRILEERERDLRICWEWNGCGSTRLVRQAAELSLASGGIVKFDLKAFNPNLSLALSGVPNERAYENFKLIADEFFAVSASSTPVLTATTLLVPFYVDAQEVENIARFIADTDPRIPYSLLVFHPAFYMCDMPVTPREQVLRCYKAAKRYLKYVNIGNKHLLSLSRVFE
- a CDS encoding MTAP family purine nucleoside phosphorylase, with amino-acid sequence MQLRNKNNRVGIIGGTNLFDTGLMAGCSEEELKTKYGDVCLFISPEFVFILRHGRYRNIPPHRINHRANIMAFKVLGIDRIIGVTSVGSLKKEIKPGSLLVPHDYISLCNIPTFFDDEIVHITPGLDSDLRIELIEAAKAEGIPVIDGGIYFQSVGPRLETKAEINFIRDYADVVGMSMGAEATLAKELGLKYANLSSVDNYAHGIAEEELSYQRIVEAASKMRDNVERVLLRVFRDDENSRGF
- a CDS encoding asparagine synthetase B translates to MTRIAGVFNHANALKVAISGFEALKTKTKTNTKDVNVRLKNAVCDESLRNCIATSGELKKNKDKNRLRLVADVELYNKEEGSSYDLLLHYLERRADIEGTEIEKSLDGVFAFALWRVENDEVLIARDILGIKPLWFVHADGFAFASERKMLEAMGFPHAILLEPRTVLRYDIKGDRLKFEHRAFFSTKPELSGDMAKLRSELLELIRASIKRRIPVGEKFGVLFSGGLDSTLIAYLCKDSGADFNCYTVAVEEPGMKMAEDLQFAKHVAARHDFELRIKRLRIEELERYLKEVIPCIEDTDVVKASVALPLYVACEFAMEDGIKTILYGLGTEELFAGYERHKRVKLEEVGEECLSGLMGAYERDLYRDDVIANHCGISLRAPFLAPELVEFGLRIPPVLKLHNGEDKLILREIARRELGLMDVASRKKRAIQYGSNFIKAMDKLRARKGYRYKRDYIRTFYPARNINLGCIFNSGIESIYALWLMQKASYQVDCLIASASTSTSTSTSTTSSYMPEVVEQQ